In Ascochyta rabiei chromosome 2, complete sequence, one genomic interval encodes:
- a CDS encoding SWI5-dependent HO expression protein 4, with product MSSISKDERALQLAQAASESLASGDLAAAASKLREATSIAPDNAQIREAWGKLRQEEDKSEFLTICKVWVQSKDEADGERALKSMKDRPLKQKEAEQAMQILNDFKDEDDVLDQVTGELLKNVGAQMWLAQAVRERPTRSYYELFPRGDDSIDGLLKVLLNRSLWPDDATFKASHRDVFQLSLAMMMEEALDHPERAMRGVAQLLAHHANHLENIIDADSFDVILASLDIRLPKTLRDQATLASIKLFELSPETAKELISKFVTQRAEKGDADNLVIAFSAAAAIFPIAATAAAELFLTDGFVSTLVPVVEKKKSYKLIQVTLGLISAACVDKKCREAINRHCRDWLDMVADSPDKGRANLAALILVKLGDEEAPSENPQIVTPAKVDQSDLIANFKSMVISADAGNKQDSVEGLAYASLQPRFREDLSKDSQFLKRLIETMSAPSVTGNIIFGGLTIFANITMFLPIQSDEEKRMAQLKAYANVQKPSAPDDLLNNDHATARCKRVLEAGIVPLLVQICKKGSANVLSQSSQILLNLSNDKKSRGLMTQQGAVKLLIIAWEHMASTAASSKTGTSPFPPTAQPVTAQALSRLLISVNPALAFNSALPPASAIRPLQSQLSRTESSTWQLHAFEALLALTNLASLDEATQNHIIRSAFDTIVDELLLSNHSMLQRASTELVCNLMASPHCIEKFADGSPRAKHRLHLLLAMTDVDDKATRSAAGGALAALLSCGEITVTPFLKQEKGVEFLLGLCQDDDDDLRHRGIVCLDSVAEVPAGVEALRRKGAVATVKTVLRETHSPHVLRACEDTLAKLAAQ from the coding sequence ATGTCTTCCATCTCCAAGGATGAAAGGGCGTTACAGCTCGCGCAGGCCGCGAGTGAGAGCCTCGCGTCTGGTGACTTGGCGGCCGCGGCTAGCAAACTACGTGAGGCTACGAGCATCGCACCAGACAATGCGCAGATCAGAGAGGCATGGGGAAAGCTGAGGCAAGAGGAGGACAAGAGCGAGTTTTTAACCATCTGCAAAGTTTGGGTGCAGAGCAAAGATGAAGCCGACGGCGAACGCGCGTTGAAGTCGATGAAAGATCGACCCTTGAAACAGAAAGAAGCCGAACAGGCAATGCAGATCCTCAACGACTTCAAAGACGAAGATGACGTTCTGGACCAAGTTACCGGCGAGCTTTTGAAAAACGTCGGTGCCCAGATGTGGCTTGCACAGGCCGTGCGAGAGCGGCCCACTAGGAGCTACTACGAGCTGTTCCCTCGCGGAGACGACTCTATTGACGGACTGCTCAAAGTTCTACTGAACAGAAGCCTGTGGCCTGATGACGCTACGTTCAAGGCGAGTCACAGAGACGTTTTCCAGCTCAGTCTTGCCATGATGATGGAGGAAGCGCTCGACCATCCCGAACGCGCTATGAGAGGCGTCGCGCAGCTTCTGGCCCACCACGCAAACCACCTCGAGAACATCATCGACGCCGATAGTTTTGATGTCATTCTTGCTTCTCTTGATATCCGGTTGCCTAAGACCCTCCGCGACCAAGCCACACTTGCCAGCATCAAGTTGTTTGAGCTTAGTCCGGAGACCGCAAAAGAGCTGATCTCCAAGTTCGTAACGCAGCGTGCGGAAAAGGGCGATGCAGACAACTTAGTTATCGCGTTCTCCGCAGCCGCGGCCATTTTCCCCATAGCTGCCACGGCAGCAGCTGAGCTTTTCCTTACAGACGGCTTTGTCAGCACGCTGGTTCCTgtagtagagaagaagaagtccTACAAGTTGATACAGGTGACGTTGGGGCTGATCAGTGCGGCATGTGTAGACAAGAAGTGCCGAGAAGCCATCAACCGGCACTGCAGGGACTGGCTGGACATGGTCGCAGATAGCCCCGACAAAGGACGAGCCAACCTCGCAGCGCTCATTCTGGTCAAGCTAGGCGACGAAGAGGCTCCCTCGGAGAATCCCCAGATTGTCACGCCCGCGAAGGTTGACCAGAGCGATCTAATTGCGAACTTCAAATCAATGGTCATCAGCGCCGATGCTGGCAACAAACAAGACTCTGTCGAAGGCCTGGCCTACGCGTCCCTCCAGCCAAGGTTTCGCGAAGACCTCTCGAAGGATTCCCAGTTCCTCAAGCGGCTCATCGAGACAATGAGTGCCCCATCGGTGACAGGCAACATAATCTTTGGTGGACTGACCATCTTTGCCAACATTACCATGTTCCTCCCGATTCAATCTGATGAAGAGAAGCGTATGGCGCAACTCAAAGCTTACGCCAATGTCCAGAAACCTTCGGCGCCAGATGACCTTCTTAACAACGACCATGCTACTGCAAGATGTAAGCGAGTCCTTGAAGCCGGCATCGTACCACTGCTAGTACAGATTTGTAAGAAGGGATCAGCAAACGTACTTTCGCAAAGCAGCCAGATACTCTTGAATCTCAGCAACGACAAGAAAAGCCGGGGATTGATGACACAACAAGGTGCTGTCAAACTACTCATCATTGCCTGGGAACATATGGCTTCAACCGCGGCCTCGTCAAAAACAGGCACATCGCCCTTCCCGCCCACCGCGCAGCCAGTAACTGCACAGGCGCTCTCTCGCCTTCTCATCAGCGTCAATCCCGCACTCGCTTTCAACTCTGCGTTGCCACCCGCGTCTGCGATTCGCCCTCTCCAAAGCCAGCTGTCACGTACCGAGTCATCGACGTGGCAGCTACACGCCTTCGAAGCGCTGCTTGCCCTCACCAACCTCGCATCTCTCGACGAAGCCACACAAAACCACATCATCCGCAGCGCCTTCGACACCATCGTCGACGAACTGCTGCTGAGCAACCACAGCATGCTGCAGCGTGCATCCACAGAACTCGTATGCAACCTCATGGCCTCGCCGCACTGCATTGAGAAATTCGCAGACGGCTCCCCACGCGCCAAACACCGCCTGCACCTCCTCCTCGCCATGACGGACGTCGACGACAAAGCGACGCGCAGCGCGGCCGGCGGCGCGCTAGCCGCGCTCCTGTCGTGCGGCGAGATCACAGTCACTCCGTTCCTGAAGCAGGAGAAAGGCGTCGAGTTCCTGCTGGGCTTGTGtcaggacgacgacgacgacctACGACACCGCGGCATCGTGTGTCTAGACAGCGTGGCCGAAGTGCCTGCGGGAGTGGAGGCGCTGAGGCGGAAGGGCGCCGTGGCGACGGTCAAAACGGTGCTGCGAGAGACGCACAGCCCGCATGTGTTGCGCGCTTGTGAGGACACACTGGCCAAGCTGGCTGCTCAGTAG
- a CDS encoding RBR-type E3 ubiquitin transferase has protein sequence MVQPAISHTHQVVDLTSDDEDDDLAQNGIAVLDAPFFEEPTDSDDGMNIDQLLHGHQHSEIIDLTAIPDVDVPPSDLGSSANEDYTPNERTGEGKLIAESVCLQLVLDIIPDVAADHVLTLIKARTTDQTRTGTHSEQIVNELLESVYPKETDTTSKKRRRGVDSDDASDYEKNERDPGVLNYDTDAIELLKDEFLGVPARHITNTFRQRKTLYKAYITLEEQVRNYQKITRAFVKPPRPRNKRGTELVLIERGSRLPKELRAAKKKTENEVVKRRKMEEAEQAEEANLQRAKMNNQMGECQCCFTEYPLNRMVSCSGKDTHLFCLGCPKQYIENEMGQSKCRPVCFASTECKGTFSRQQLKQVLSDRTFERLEHMQQQEDIAAAGLDFLSECPFCDFKMECPPVDEDREFRCQSRKCGKTSCRLCQRETHIPFSCNEASKDGKLTLRHVVEEAMSAALIRKCNRCNHPFIKDHGCNKMSCTHCGNKQCYICSKNVNDYEHFGDVSKGHCALHDNVEDVHEREVKKAADEAMAKIRAENANLSDADLMIQVSDRVKEAELARRERAAGRLDEFPFQMVGDQLAHRYGFMGDAPPPRRLNVLPPARPFARVGDVLGAGYHRFAAVVGVQGDVPAQAAPFAAPAPPQLAPRVFQPFPVAVNPLARVDAGVQAALERNRQQLLYAHRAHMDNRLGDRRAVQAQIHLVDGAARDARWQLQGVVQQNELRRQYRNRQQLVGAQAQAQAQAQAQAQAQNVARGQHLQDQVRLGGPPPNVRNFGVGARLEAEDARWDWVDRWFNAQPRNHARG, from the exons ATGGTTCAGCCAGCGATCAGCCATACCCACCAAGTGGTCGACCTAACCTCAGACGATGAAGACGATGACTTAGCGCAAAACGGAATTGCAGTCCTTGACGCACCTTTTTTCGAAGAGCCTACTGACAGCGATGACGGGATGAATATCGACCAGCTGCTGCACGGCCATCAACATTCTGAGATCATCGACTTGACTGCTATTCCGGACGTCGATGTTCCGCCTTCCGATTTAGGGTCCTCTGCCAATGAAGATTATACACCAAATGAGCGCACCGGTGAGGGCAAACTTATTGCGGAGTCTGTTTGCCTGCAGTTAGTCTTAGACATAATTCCGGATGTGGCAGCCGACCACGTTCTTACCTTGATCAAAGCGAGAACGACGGACCAAACGCGTACCGGGACACACAGCGAACAGATCGTCAACGAGCTTCTAGAGAGTGTCTATCCGAAGGAAACAGACACGACGAGTAAgaaaaggagaagaggagTGGACAGTGACGATGCCAGCGATTACGAGAAAAACGAGCGTGACCCTGGGGTCCTCAATTATGATACGGACGC TATAGAGCTTCTCAAAGACGAGTTCCTCGGCGTACCAGCTCGGCATATCACGAATACGTTCAGGCAAAGAAAGACACTCTACAAGGCCTACATAACTCTTGAGGAACAAGTTCGCAACTACCAGAAAATCACACGGGCCTTTGTGAAACCTCCGAGACCACGCAACAAGCGCGGCACTGAACTTGTGCTGATCGAGCGCGGGAGTCGACTACCCAAAGAGCTACGCGCAGCGAAGAAAAAAACCGAAAACGAAGTGG TCAAACGGCGCAAGATGGAGGAAGCAGAGCAAGCTGAAGAAGCCAACCTTCAGCGAGCGAAAATGAACAACCAGATGGGCGAGTGCCAGTGTTGCTTTACGGAGTACCCTCTCAACCGTATGGTCAGTTGCAGTGGCAAGGATACGCATCTTTTCTGCCTGGGTTGTCCCAAGCAATACATTGAGAACGAGATGGGCCAATCCAAATGCCGACCTGTGTGCTTCGCAAGTACAGAATGCAAAGGCACCTTTTCCCGTCAGCAGTTGAAGCAAGTCTTGAGCGACAGGACGTTCGAACGATTAGAGCACATGCAACAACAAGAAGACATAGCCGCTGCCGGCCTTGACTTCCTGTCCGAATGTCCGTTCTGCGACTTCAAGATGGAATGCCCGCCAGTGGACGAGGACCGAGAATTTCGTTGTCAGAGCAGAAAATGCGGCAAAACGAGCTGCCGGCTTTGTCAGAGAGAAACGCACATTCCTTTCAGCTGCAATGAGGCCAGCAAAGATGGAAAGCTCACGTTACGGCACGTTGTTGAAGAAGCCATGTCGGCAGCTCTGATCCGAAAGTGCAACAGATGCAACCATCCTTTTATCAAAGACCATGGCTGCAACAAGATGAGCTGCACGCATTGCGGAAACAAACAATG CTATATCTGCTCCAAGAACGTAAACGACTACGAGCACTTTGGTGATGTGAGCAAAGGTCACTGCGCTCTCCACGACAACGTCGAGGATGTTCACGAGCGAGAGGTGAAGAAAGCGGCCGACGAAGCTATGGCCAAGATCAGGGCTGAGAACGCCAATCTGTCTGATGCAGATCTTATGATTCAGGTCTCGGACCGTGTCAAGGAAGCTGAGCTTGCGCGTAGAGAGCGGGCTGCTGGAAGATTGGACGAGTTTCCTTTTCAAATGGTCGGGGATCAGCTGGCACATCGATATGGCTTTATGGGAGatgcaccaccaccacgacGATTAAACGTCCTACCACCTGCCCG GCCTTTCGCGAGAGTCGGCGACGTACTGGGAGCGGGATACCATCGCTTTGCGGCTGTCGTTGGCGTGCAGGGCGACGTCCCAGCCCAGGCTGCCCCTTTTGCGGCCCCTGCTCCACCCCAACTTGCGCCTCGAGTGTTCCAACCGTTTCCTGTTGCCGTCAACCCGCTGGCTCGCGTAGATGCCGGTGTGCAAGCAGCGCTGGAACGAAATCGGCAGCAGCTACTCTATGCACACCGAGCGCACATGGACAATCGACTTGGCGATAGACGGGCTGTGCAGGCCCAAATCCACTTGGTGGATGGTGCGGCGCGCGATGCTAGGTGGCAGTTGCAAGGTGTCGTTCAGCAGAACGAGCTTAGAAGGCAGTACAGGAACAGGCAGCAGTTGGTTggggcacaggcacaggcacaggcacaggcacaggcacaggcacaggcacagaaCGTGGCGCGAGGACAGCATCTGCAAGACCAGGTTAGATTAGGCGGGCCACCACCGAATGTTAGGAATTTTGGGGTGGGTGCAAGGCTGGAGGCTGAGGATGCAAGATGGGATTGGGTGGATAGGTGGTTCAACGCGCAGCCACGGAACCATGCAAGGGGATGA